In Bacillus sp. FJAT-45037, the following are encoded in one genomic region:
- a CDS encoding DUF2564 family protein, with protein sequence MSEEYNELQQVEMAIKSAQRMVGQATVNMDAEQLEAATEAVNQAKDQYKKAVTHQTGVDQQFFEFSEELLAKVDQQLKEAKK encoded by the coding sequence ATGAGTGAAGAGTATAACGAGTTGCAACAAGTAGAGATGGCAATTAAATCCGCTCAACGTATGGTTGGACAAGCAACCGTGAATATGGATGCAGAACAACTCGAAGCAGCAACAGAGGCTGTCAATCAAGCTAAGGATCAATACAAAAAAGCTGTTACACATCAAACAGGTGTCGACCAACAATTTTTTGAGTTCTCAGAAGAGTTGCTAGCTAAAGTGGATCAGCAACTAAAAGAAGCAAAAAAATAA
- a CDS encoding iron-sulfur cluster biosynthesis family protein translates to MEFNITDAASTFYINELPLKTGDTLRLFVRVGGVGSGGFSVGVMKEDPQVTSYTVEKKGVIFFVNEDDFWYLDGMTIDYSEDFGYLDFHSPKFEQTDHPDFNGNDHKK, encoded by the coding sequence TTGGAATTTAACATAACGGATGCAGCAAGTACATTTTATATAAATGAGTTGCCATTAAAAACTGGAGATACTTTACGCTTATTTGTAAGAGTGGGTGGAGTTGGATCTGGCGGCTTCTCGGTTGGGGTAATGAAAGAAGATCCACAAGTAACGTCTTATACCGTAGAAAAAAAGGGTGTCATCTTTTTTGTAAATGAGGATGACTTTTGGTATTTAGATGGGATGACGATAGATTATAGTGAGGATTTCGGCTATCTTGATTTCCATAGTCCGAAATTTGAACAAACAGATCATCCTGATTTTAATGGTAATGACCATAAAAAATAA
- a CDS encoding carboxypeptidase M32, giving the protein MSERIKKVEQDFLAYTKKMEDYGQALSLLAWDARTGAPKKGIPQRSEVIGTLSSELFQLSTSEEMASFLVELREESAQEHLSEVTKKSVELCHKEFERNMKIPKDEYKEYVMLQSQSESIWEEAKDKADFEMFRPNLEKLVEFKKRFVGYLGHNGHPYNTLLDDFEPGVFVDTIDKVFGELRDQLIPLVKEVTESKHQPRTDFLFEQFPRENQKALSSDILKEIGYDFEAGRLDETVHPFAIGINPNDVRVTTKYNERDFRVSLFGTIHEGGHALYEQNISQDLVGTPLCDGTSMGIHESQSLFWEKFVGKNFGFWERNYDLIKKHSAGQFDDVSLDEFYFAVNQSKQSLIRIESDELTYCLHIILRYELEKALMQGEIEVKDLPRLWNDKMEEYLGIRPEHDGEGVLQDVHWSFGAFGYFPSYALGYIYSAQLKEAIERDLPNFDELIRTGDYAPIRNWMTENVHKHGKMKKPAEIIKDITGGGIDSKPLVRYLEEKYRRLYKI; this is encoded by the coding sequence ATGAGTGAACGAATCAAAAAAGTAGAGCAAGACTTTTTAGCTTATACAAAAAAGATGGAGGACTACGGTCAGGCATTGTCTTTATTAGCTTGGGATGCACGCACAGGTGCACCTAAAAAAGGCATACCACAGCGGTCTGAAGTGATCGGTACCCTTTCCTCAGAACTATTTCAATTATCTACATCAGAGGAAATGGCTTCTTTTTTAGTAGAATTACGCGAAGAAAGTGCTCAAGAACACTTATCTGAAGTAACGAAGAAAAGTGTAGAATTATGCCATAAGGAATTTGAGCGTAATATGAAGATCCCTAAGGATGAATACAAAGAATATGTTATGCTGCAATCTCAATCAGAGTCGATTTGGGAAGAAGCGAAGGATAAGGCTGACTTTGAAATGTTCAGACCGAACCTTGAGAAGCTAGTTGAATTCAAAAAGCGTTTTGTTGGCTACTTAGGACATAACGGACATCCTTACAATACGTTACTTGATGACTTTGAGCCAGGTGTTTTTGTGGATACAATCGACAAAGTATTTGGGGAACTTCGTGATCAGTTAATTCCGCTTGTAAAAGAAGTAACTGAATCTAAGCACCAACCACGCACTGATTTCTTATTTGAACAATTTCCACGTGAGAATCAAAAAGCGTTAAGTAGCGATATATTAAAAGAAATTGGCTATGACTTTGAAGCTGGAAGATTAGATGAAACGGTTCATCCTTTTGCCATTGGAATTAATCCAAATGATGTCCGCGTTACAACGAAGTATAACGAAAGAGATTTCAGAGTCTCGTTATTTGGTACGATCCATGAAGGTGGTCATGCGTTATATGAGCAAAATATTTCACAAGACTTGGTTGGAACGCCATTATGTGACGGTACATCCATGGGTATTCATGAATCTCAATCTCTATTTTGGGAGAAATTTGTTGGGAAGAATTTTGGTTTTTGGGAACGTAATTACGACTTAATCAAAAAACACTCAGCTGGACAATTTGACGATGTGTCATTAGATGAGTTTTATTTTGCGGTCAATCAATCGAAACAGTCATTAATTCGTATTGAAAGTGATGAGTTGACCTATTGCCTTCATATCATCCTTCGCTATGAGCTTGAAAAGGCCTTAATGCAAGGAGAAATTGAAGTGAAAGATCTACCTCGTTTATGGAATGATAAAATGGAAGAGTATTTAGGCATTCGTCCTGAACATGATGGTGAAGGCGTCTTACAAGATGTTCATTGGTCATTTGGTGCGTTTGGATACTTCCCTTCTTATGCACTCGGTTATATCTACTCCGCTCAATTAAAAGAGGCGATTGAACGCGACTTACCTAACTTTGATGAACTTATTCGTACGGGTGATTACGCGCCTATCCGAAATTGGATGACGGAAAATGTTCATAAGCACGGGAAGATGAAAAAGCCGGCTGAAATTATTAAGGACATTACTGGTGGTGGCATTGATTCCAAGCCATTGGTTCGCTACTTAGAAGAAAAGTATCGTCGTTTGTATAAGATTTAA
- a CDS encoding DUF3221 domain-containing protein, producing MKRVIFIIFLSMLLSACGEKSFPTTEPYKVGMITEKLEHSILVDQDIYFEIDHQTEIIDKNGQPLASRDLLVGDMVHVWTESPVRETYPAQGYAEHIQKEGAN from the coding sequence TTGAAACGAGTCATATTTATTATTTTTCTTTCTATGCTATTGAGTGCTTGTGGGGAGAAATCATTCCCAACAACCGAGCCATACAAGGTGGGCATGATAACAGAAAAACTAGAGCATTCGATTCTAGTTGACCAAGACATCTACTTTGAAATCGATCATCAAACAGAAATCATTGATAAAAATGGGCAGCCACTCGCGAGCAGGGATTTATTAGTTGGGGATATGGTCCATGTTTGGACAGAGTCTCCTGTCCGAGAAACGTACCCGGCTCAAGGTTATGCTGAGCATATACAAAAAGAAGGAGCGAATTAA
- a CDS encoding YwaF family protein, with product MIQTFFTPGVYSEDPIFLSIAHLGAIAAFAVFIFWFFIHRKKPYMKTVMRPVLISMLLLSEVSILIWTVSTGIWDVRFHLPLQLCTISLFLSIFMLISKKKWLVDVVYFFGIAGATQAILTPDLYYSFPHFRYWHFFIAHIAIILSILYMIWVEGFRLTVKSAIRSYIFLNVIALFVFGINYITGANYMFLSHKPEGPSILDFLGPYPWYILQLQLIVVLMYGLLYLPFHFIRHREINKQKEGAN from the coding sequence TTGATTCAAACGTTTTTCACTCCAGGCGTATATTCAGAAGACCCCATCTTTCTTTCCATCGCTCACTTAGGCGCAATAGCAGCATTCGCAGTGTTCATCTTCTGGTTCTTTATCCATCGTAAGAAGCCTTATATGAAAACGGTGATGAGACCCGTTCTTATAAGTATGTTACTTCTATCTGAAGTAAGCATTCTCATTTGGACGGTTTCAACGGGAATCTGGGACGTTCGCTTTCATTTACCATTACAATTATGTACAATCAGTTTATTTCTTAGCATCTTTATGCTCATTAGCAAGAAGAAATGGTTAGTAGACGTCGTTTACTTTTTTGGTATCGCCGGAGCTACACAAGCGATCCTCACACCTGACCTTTATTACTCGTTCCCACATTTTCGTTATTGGCATTTTTTCATCGCACATATTGCCATTATTCTTTCGATTTTATATATGATATGGGTAGAAGGCTTCAGATTAACTGTAAAATCGGCTATTCGTTCTTATATCTTTTTAAACGTTATTGCTCTCTTTGTTTTTGGCATAAACTACATAACGGGAGCTAACTATATGTTTTTATCGCATAAACCAGAAGGGCCAAGCATCCTTGATTTCCTTGGACCCTATCCGTGGTACATATTACAACTACAATTAATCGTCGTTCTCATGTATGGGCTGCTGTATCTTCCCTTCCATTTCATCAGACATCGAGAAATCAACAAACAAAAAGAAGGAGCAAATTAA